From Xylocopilactobacillus apis, a single genomic window includes:
- a CDS encoding cation-translocating P-type ATPase: MEKNKSFDLLETEIDKFYKELNTSSKGISSNEAKKRLSSYGHNIIQREKQGSRFKEFIQNFISVMAILLWVSGFISIFAGMPQLGIAIWAVNLINGFFSYWQARAAKKATDSLSKMLPSYAQVIRDGKMVQIDVEDLVPGDVFQITAGNNISADARIISNDSLEVDESALTGESNLVHKQVSYEQGHGKFGIKNEIFAGTVVSSGSALAVAVKTGMNTELGHIAKLTETNKKVSSPLQIELNRLTRQISLIAFMIGIVFFISAIFFVHYPAAKSFIFALGMVVAFIPEGLLPTVTLSLAQGVQRMAKKHALVKSLNSVETLGETTVIASDKTGTLTQNQMTINHIWFPHKIYEVTGEGYVNNGEIQFQSSKIYLKEDAGLQKLIDIAALNSDTEIKQEKSEKPKIIGTPTEAAHDILVAKSGADKKEIIASYPRIKELTFDSNRKRMTTIHQMNDGKIFIAVKGALSSVISKCSKIFDNGKIRDLTGDDKDSISKADDTFASEGLRSLAMAYRIDDSKLDEYDIDNTERELIFVGFTVMADPPRPEVYDAVQKAHQAGIKIMMVTGDSGLTAKSVAKKIGIVSDNARIISDTDLDNMSDDELSEAVKGEVIFARVAPEQKYRIVKANQRNGEIVASTGDGVNDAPALKQADIGIAMGMTGTDVAKNAADMILTDDNFASIVTAIEEGRTVYSNIQKFLVYILNSNLPEAIPSALFLFSRGLIPLPLTVMQILTVDLGTDMLPALGLGAEQIEPGVMDKPPRPRKSHLLSKSIIWKAFGWYGLIASLVSTGAYFFINHLHGWPSVPLASSGVYYREATTMTLAAIVFSQIAAAINCRTEQTSVFKIGIFSNKHIVTGIIFEILILVVLIYVPFFQGIFNTGPLSIKNWIFLFLIPIPLILIEEIRKYIVRNLHKNK, translated from the coding sequence ATGGAAAAAAATAAAAGCTTCGACTTATTAGAAACCGAAATAGATAAGTTTTATAAAGAATTAAATACTTCTTCAAAAGGAATTAGTTCTAACGAAGCTAAAAAAAGATTAAGTTCTTATGGTCACAATATTATTCAGCGGGAAAAACAAGGATCTCGATTCAAAGAATTTATCCAAAATTTTATTAGTGTAATGGCGATACTTTTGTGGGTTAGTGGTTTTATATCTATTTTTGCGGGAATGCCTCAACTTGGTATTGCAATTTGGGCAGTAAATTTAATCAATGGATTTTTTAGTTATTGGCAGGCTCGGGCTGCAAAAAAAGCTACTGATTCTTTAAGTAAAATGCTGCCAAGTTATGCCCAGGTAATTCGTGATGGAAAAATGGTTCAAATAGATGTTGAAGATCTAGTGCCTGGTGATGTATTTCAAATCACAGCAGGAAACAACATTTCTGCAGATGCAAGGATTATTTCTAATGATTCTCTAGAAGTTGATGAGTCGGCTTTAACTGGAGAGTCTAATTTAGTTCACAAACAAGTTTCTTATGAACAGGGGCATGGAAAATTTGGAATTAAAAATGAGATTTTTGCAGGTACGGTCGTATCTTCTGGCAGTGCTTTGGCAGTTGCAGTTAAAACTGGAATGAATACAGAATTAGGACATATTGCAAAACTTACCGAGACTAATAAAAAAGTATCTTCTCCTCTTCAAATTGAATTAAATCGGTTAACTCGTCAAATTTCATTAATTGCATTCATGATTGGTATTGTTTTTTTTATTTCTGCAATCTTTTTTGTTCATTATCCTGCTGCTAAATCATTTATTTTTGCTCTAGGCATGGTTGTGGCTTTTATTCCAGAAGGGCTTTTACCTACAGTAACTCTTTCTTTGGCTCAGGGAGTTCAAAGAATGGCTAAAAAGCATGCATTAGTTAAATCGTTAAATAGCGTTGAGACTCTTGGAGAAACAACGGTGATTGCTTCTGATAAAACCGGCACTTTAACTCAGAATCAGATGACAATTAATCATATTTGGTTTCCTCATAAAATTTATGAAGTAACCGGCGAAGGATACGTTAATAATGGTGAAATACAGTTTCAAAGTTCGAAAATTTATTTAAAAGAAGATGCAGGTCTCCAAAAGTTAATTGATATTGCAGCTTTAAACAGTGATACAGAAATCAAACAAGAAAAGTCGGAAAAGCCAAAAATTATTGGAACTCCTACCGAAGCTGCTCATGATATTTTAGTTGCTAAATCAGGAGCCGATAAAAAAGAAATTATAGCTAGTTATCCAAGAATTAAAGAATTAACTTTTGATTCAAATCGAAAAAGAATGACTACAATTCATCAAATGAATGATGGAAAAATTTTCATTGCAGTTAAAGGGGCACTTTCTAGTGTTATTTCTAAGTGTTCTAAAATTTTTGATAACGGAAAAATACGTGATTTAACAGGAGATGATAAAGATTCTATCAGTAAAGCTGATGATACCTTTGCGTCAGAGGGATTACGATCTCTAGCAATGGCATACAGAATCGATGATAGTAAATTAGACGAATATGACATTGATAATACAGAAAGAGAACTCATTTTTGTTGGATTTACTGTGATGGCAGATCCGCCTCGTCCTGAAGTTTATGATGCTGTTCAAAAAGCTCATCAAGCAGGAATTAAAATTATGATGGTTACAGGAGATAGTGGTTTAACTGCAAAATCAGTTGCTAAAAAAATAGGAATTGTTTCAGATAACGCAAGAATTATTTCAGATACTGATTTAGATAATATGTCAGATGATGAACTTTCTGAAGCTGTAAAAGGTGAGGTGATCTTTGCTCGGGTAGCACCTGAACAAAAATATCGAATTGTTAAAGCAAATCAAAGGAATGGAGAAATCGTTGCTTCCACTGGAGATGGGGTTAATGATGCTCCTGCTTTAAAACAGGCAGATATTGGTATTGCAATGGGAATGACGGGGACCGATGTTGCAAAAAATGCGGCAGATATGATTTTGACTGACGATAATTTTGCCTCAATTGTAACAGCAATTGAAGAAGGTAGAACTGTTTATAGCAATATTCAAAAGTTCTTAGTTTATATTTTGAATAGCAATTTACCAGAAGCTATTCCTTCAGCTCTATTCTTGTTTTCACGAGGACTTATTCCTCTGCCTTTAACAGTTATGCAGATTTTAACCGTGGATCTTGGAACTGATATGTTACCTGCCTTAGGGCTTGGTGCAGAGCAAATTGAACCAGGAGTTATGGATAAACCTCCGCGTCCTCGAAAATCTCATCTGTTGAGTAAATCTATTATTTGGAAAGCTTTTGGTTGGTACGGTTTAATTGCTTCTTTGGTTTCAACAGGTGCGTATTTCTTTATTAATCATTTACATGGCTGGCCGTCAGTTCCTTTAGCAAGTTCAGGAGTATATTATCGGGAAGCAACCACAATGACTTTGGCAGCAATTGTTTTTTCTCAAATTGCTGCTGCTATTAACTGTCGAACTGAACAAACTTCAGTTTTTAAAATTGGCATTTTTAGTAATAAGCATATAGTTACAGGAATAATTTTTGAAATTTTAATTCTAGTAGTTTTGATTTATGTTCCTTTCTTCCAAGGAATTTTTAACACTGGTCCATTAAGTATAAAAAATTGGATTTTTCTCTTTTTAATTCCGATTCCACTGATTCTGATTGAAGAGATAAGGAAATATATTGTTAGAAATTTGCATAAAAATAAGTAA
- the galU gene encoding UTP--glucose-1-phosphate uridylyltransferase GalU — translation MKVRKAVIPAAGLATRFLPVTKAQAKEMLPIVDKPTIQFIVEEAKASGIEDILIVEGKQKRSIEDHFDSAPELEMKLKEDHKDDLLRLVQSITEIGVNMFFVRQPYPNGLGDAVSLAKSFIANEPFVVMLGDDLMNDRIPLTKQLINAYDETHASTIAVMQVPHSEVSKYGVIDPISEIKKDLYSVKRFVEKPEADKAPSDFAIIGRYLLTPEIFDYLEKTKPGKGGEIQLTDAIDSLNQTQRVFAHVFRGERHDVGNKFGFLKTNIEYGLNHPEVKDDLKKYLKELSKKLK, via the coding sequence ATGAAAGTTAGGAAAGCTGTAATTCCTGCTGCAGGTTTAGCCACTCGCTTTTTACCTGTAACTAAGGCTCAAGCAAAGGAGATGCTGCCGATTGTCGATAAACCGACAATTCAGTTTATTGTTGAGGAAGCAAAAGCTTCAGGGATTGAAGATATTTTAATTGTTGAAGGGAAGCAAAAAAGATCAATTGAGGATCATTTTGATTCAGCTCCAGAGTTGGAGATGAAGCTGAAAGAGGATCATAAAGACGATCTCTTAAGACTTGTTCAATCAATTACTGAAATCGGGGTTAACATGTTTTTTGTTCGTCAGCCTTATCCAAATGGATTGGGAGATGCAGTTTCTTTGGCTAAATCATTTATTGCTAATGAACCTTTTGTTGTCATGCTCGGTGACGATTTAATGAATGATCGGATTCCTTTAACAAAACAGTTGATTAATGCATATGACGAAACTCATGCCTCGACGATTGCGGTGATGCAAGTGCCTCATTCAGAAGTTTCAAAATATGGAGTAATTGATCCAATTAGCGAAATTAAAAAAGATCTTTATAGTGTTAAAAGGTTTGTCGAAAAGCCAGAAGCTGATAAAGCTCCATCAGATTTTGCAATTATTGGAAGATATCTATTGACTCCTGAAATATTTGATTATCTTGAAAAGACTAAGCCGGGAAAGGGCGGAGAGATTCAACTGACAGATGCAATAGATAGTTTGAATCAAACACAAAGGGTTTTTGCTCATGTATTTCGTGGGGAACGTCATGACGTTGGAAATAAATTTGGATTTTTAAAGACAAATATTGAGTATGGTTTGAATCACCCAGAAGTTAAAGATGATCTTAAAAAATACTTAAAAGAATTGAGTAAAAAATTAAAATAA
- a CDS encoding CvfD/Ygs/GSP13 family RNA-binding post-transcriptional regulator, whose translation MNRKLKVGDIVYGTVSGIQKYGIFVDLDYGKQGLIHISESKNGYVKNLHKIANIGDRVRVMIIDINEYNQKISLSLRVLEQKSKNFASLNKKRRSNNTLDNKKHFFTDHRLNIGFSTIKKSLPRWIEDGKSLMKHSFKK comes from the coding sequence ATGAATAGAAAATTAAAAGTTGGCGATATTGTTTATGGAACCGTTTCAGGTATTCAAAAATATGGAATTTTTGTCGACTTGGACTATGGTAAACAAGGTTTAATTCATATTTCAGAATCAAAAAATGGTTATGTAAAAAATCTTCATAAAATAGCAAATATCGGTGATCGTGTTCGGGTTATGATCATTGATATTAATGAGTACAATCAAAAAATTTCATTATCTTTGAGAGTATTAGAGCAAAAAAGTAAAAACTTTGCCTCGCTAAATAAAAAAAGAAGAAGTAATAATACTTTAGATAATAAAAAACATTTTTTTACCGATCATCGATTAAATATAGGATTTTCAACAATAAAAAAAAGTTTACCAAGATGGATAGAAGACGGCAAATCCCTAATGAAACATAGTTTCAAAAAATAA
- a CDS encoding NAD(P)/FAD-dependent oxidoreductase: MKDSSENIYDIVVIGGGPIGMFAAYYAGLRTLKVQLIESLGELGGQLETLYPEKEMINVPGFSQIKATDFINRLVKQLNEFPVNLLLNNTVETITNHDGLFEIQTDKVTSYAKTIIIATGIGPFEPKKLPLSVDQDIEKRFISYYVKNPRAYQGLNIAITGGGDGAIDTALELMNYAKQITIIHRRNAFRALESNMVKIENSEVKLLTPYTISGLEENLKNKDGRLKIYLDKVRDSEERLNINVDRLIVSFGFKANNRIQQSWGLNLERNLIVVNSKMESNRKGIFAIGDAAIYPNKQKILANGFGEVPIAVNSAIEDFSLTSNRNIHGIVQ; this comes from the coding sequence ATGAAAGATAGTAGTGAAAATATTTATGACATTGTTGTAATTGGGGGCGGACCAATTGGTATGTTTGCAGCATATTACGCAGGTCTTAGAACTCTAAAGGTACAATTAATTGAATCTTTAGGTGAGCTTGGAGGACAACTAGAGACTCTATATCCCGAAAAAGAAATGATTAACGTTCCTGGTTTCAGTCAGATTAAAGCAACAGATTTTATTAATCGGTTAGTAAAACAATTAAATGAGTTTCCTGTTAATCTACTATTAAATAACACTGTGGAAACCATCACAAATCATGATGGATTATTTGAAATTCAGACAGATAAGGTTACCTCATATGCAAAAACTATCATCATCGCTACTGGTATTGGGCCTTTTGAACCTAAGAAATTACCATTATCAGTAGATCAAGATATTGAAAAAAGATTTATTTCATACTACGTTAAAAACCCTAGAGCATATCAAGGACTTAATATTGCAATAACTGGTGGTGGCGATGGGGCAATTGATACTGCTTTAGAGTTAATGAATTATGCTAAACAAATTACGATTATCCATCGTCGAAATGCTTTTAGAGCTTTAGAATCCAATATGGTTAAAATAGAAAATTCTGAAGTTAAGCTTCTGACCCCATATACTATTTCAGGACTTGAAGAAAATCTAAAAAATAAAGATGGACGTTTAAAAATTTATTTAGATAAAGTCCGCGATTCAGAGGAAAGACTCAATATTAATGTTGATCGACTAATTGTTAGTTTCGGATTTAAAGCCAATAATCGCATTCAACAATCTTGGGGATTAAATTTAGAAAGAAACTTAATTGTTGTTAACTCAAAAATGGAGTCTAATCGAAAGGGAATTTTTGCAATTGGGGATGCTGCCATTTATCCCAATAAACAAAAAATCCTCGCCAATGGTTTTGGCGAGGTCCCAATTGCCGTTAATAGTGCAATTGAAGATTTTTCACTTACTAGCAACAGGAATATTCATGGAATTGTTCAATAA
- a CDS encoding TIGR01906 family membrane protein, with protein sequence MIIFLFALTSSILLALLISPFVFNLIIKPFNLINISGLSQKILQKNYLVLLNYLLNPFIKNLYFPNFVQSSNGLEHFIEVKNLFIVNNIVFFISLVTSAFVFKNAYSKKRWLTLKKSVRFFSFLPVIFVFIFLITNFDQFFIEFHHILFRNSNWIFDPAKDPIINVLPEEFFQIEFIIFFVLLMLILFLINLLISRQIKKELLLNNSMNIPVASK encoded by the coding sequence TTGATTATTTTTTTATTTGCCTTAACAAGCTCAATTCTATTGGCTTTATTAATTTCGCCGTTTGTGTTTAATCTCATAATTAAACCTTTTAATTTGATAAATATTAGTGGTCTTTCTCAAAAGATCTTACAAAAAAATTATCTGGTTTTATTGAATTATCTTTTGAATCCGTTTATTAAAAATCTGTATTTTCCTAACTTTGTTCAATCTTCTAATGGATTAGAACATTTTATTGAGGTTAAGAATTTATTTATTGTTAATAACATTGTTTTTTTTATTAGTCTTGTAACTTCTGCTTTTGTTTTTAAAAATGCGTATAGTAAAAAAAGATGGTTAACTTTAAAAAAATCAGTTCGTTTTTTTTCTTTCCTTCCAGTTATTTTTGTATTTATTTTTTTAATAACAAACTTTGATCAATTTTTTATAGAATTCCACCATATTTTGTTTCGAAATTCCAATTGGATTTTTGATCCTGCAAAAGACCCAATCATTAATGTTTTGCCAGAGGAGTTTTTTCAAATTGAATTTATAATTTTTTTTGTTTTATTAATGTTGATTTTATTTTTGATAAACCTCCTAATAAGTAGACAAATAAAAAAAGAATTGTTATTGAACAATTCCATGAATATTCCTGTTGCTAGTAAGTGA
- a CDS encoding YutD-like domain-containing protein, with product MNISEDINNKYDYKEENIKLVRDKNIKIGKYLYKVIDNYKNCLDPEMLKHRYTRLFAKFDYIFGDLSYDQLRLTGFYEDKGKNKYKVITTCQDFLNEFCSFNCPFFLLKKIKDLDKYE from the coding sequence ATGAATATAAGTGAAGACATAAATAATAAGTACGACTATAAAGAAGAAAATATCAAGTTAGTTAGAGATAAAAACATTAAAATTGGCAAATATTTGTATAAAGTGATTGATAATTATAAAAATTGTTTAGATCCAGAAATGTTAAAACACCGTTATACCAGATTATTTGCTAAGTTCGATTATATTTTTGGAGATCTTAGTTATGATCAATTAAGACTAACCGGTTTTTATGAAGACAAGGGTAAGAACAAATATAAAGTTATTACTACCTGTCAAGATTTTTTAAATGAGTTTTGCTCATTTAATTGCCCATTCTTCTTACTTAAAAAAATAAAGGATTTAGACAAATATGAATGA
- a CDS encoding TIGR01457 family HAD-type hydrolase, which translates to MNEQKYLGYIIDLDGTIYLGKNKIPEAAGFINRLLKEKINFRLVTNNTTRTPAAILEMLNKYHNIDVPISSIYTAAKATADYIEKNKIKKNPHIYIIGENGLKTELYSRGFVYDEVNPDYVVIGLDQDVTYRKFEIATLAIENGAAFIGTNPDRVIPNEKGLVPSAGALIKLVEFAVNIKPIIIGKPNVIMLNLIAEELGIKKDNLILFGDNYNTDIKGGLNSDIDTALVLTGVSDKRELANVERQPTYVLNNLGEWNFV; encoded by the coding sequence ATGAATGAACAAAAATATTTAGGATATATTATTGACCTAGATGGAACAATATATTTAGGAAAAAATAAGATACCGGAGGCTGCAGGTTTTATTAACAGGCTGCTTAAAGAGAAAATAAACTTTCGATTAGTAACCAACAACACAACTAGAACCCCAGCAGCAATTTTGGAGATGCTTAATAAATATCATAATATTGATGTTCCAATTTCTTCTATATATACAGCTGCCAAAGCTACGGCTGATTATATTGAAAAAAATAAGATTAAAAAAAATCCTCATATCTATATTATTGGAGAAAATGGATTGAAGACTGAACTATATAGTCGTGGTTTTGTTTACGATGAAGTTAATCCTGATTATGTTGTTATTGGACTTGATCAAGATGTAACCTATCGTAAATTTGAAATTGCTACTTTAGCGATTGAAAATGGAGCTGCTTTTATTGGCACCAATCCCGATCGAGTAATTCCTAATGAAAAGGGGCTAGTTCCTAGTGCAGGAGCATTAATTAAGCTTGTTGAATTTGCGGTTAATATTAAACCAATAATTATCGGAAAACCAAATGTTATTATGCTTAATCTAATTGCCGAAGAATTAGGAATTAAAAAAGATAATCTAATTTTATTTGGGGATAATTATAATACTGATATTAAAGGTGGATTGAATTCAGATATAGATACAGCATTAGTTTTGACAGGTGTTTCTGATAAAAGAGAATTAGCTAACGTTGAGCGACAGCCGACATATGTTTTAAATAATTTAGGAGAATGGAATTTTGTTTAA
- a CDS encoding C39 family peptidase: MFKLFKKKLLFFWGILIVMLSQSLPLVNGTYVNASSVTSFVGVIDYVSGYSVRVYQNNGTVMQPTTKMLLDGTTWKVFDTSIVNGIEYYNLGGNQWVQSKFIKNFVAPKWDGQSYLTIGYEAGYGIAVYKDAGSSSVVPGKTLKNGTTWKVLSQKNVNGTPWYQLGSNQWVNGKYTLFGKVSSSSVKLSVPYHSQYVPVFAPWGCASTAMAMLVEYEGPTVDLRYAQDHLPMYPTPGGQKGNVYTGVGFGYVINSTALTKYAQNWNTNVRNITGSSVNTIKNLVLSGHPVLYYGFSSYQKLPGDQRRNHCKVIVGYDNGNFLIHDPLYYSSSDRSGSGGTRSIGYYNGYDNGAIYWSSTSKLTNEYAGSAISIK, from the coding sequence ATGTTTAAGTTGTTTAAGAAAAAACTATTGTTTTTTTGGGGAATATTAATAGTGATGTTAAGTCAGAGTTTGCCTCTGGTTAATGGCACCTATGTTAATGCTTCTTCCGTTACCTCCTTTGTTGGAGTAATTGATTATGTTAGTGGTTACAGTGTAAGAGTTTATCAAAACAATGGAACCGTAATGCAACCTACTACTAAAATGTTGTTGGATGGAACAACCTGGAAAGTCTTTGACACTTCTATCGTTAATGGTATTGAATATTATAATTTAGGTGGTAATCAATGGGTTCAATCTAAATTTATTAAAAATTTTGTTGCACCTAAGTGGGACGGACAATCGTATTTAACAATTGGTTATGAAGCTGGTTATGGAATTGCGGTTTATAAAGATGCTGGATCGTCTTCTGTAGTTCCTGGAAAAACTTTAAAAAATGGCACAACCTGGAAAGTTTTAAGCCAAAAAAATGTTAATGGAACTCCTTGGTATCAACTTGGAAGTAATCAATGGGTAAATGGAAAATATACTTTATTTGGTAAAGTAAGCTCTTCTAGTGTTAAATTAAGTGTTCCATATCATAGTCAATACGTACCTGTTTTTGCTCCTTGGGGATGTGCCTCTACAGCAATGGCTATGTTAGTAGAATATGAAGGGCCAACTGTTGATCTTCGTTATGCTCAAGATCATCTTCCTATGTATCCAACTCCGGGTGGTCAAAAAGGTAATGTTTATACAGGTGTAGGTTTTGGATATGTTATAAATTCAACTGCCTTAACTAAATATGCACAAAATTGGAATACCAATGTCAGAAATATTACTGGTAGCTCGGTTAACACAATAAAAAATCTTGTTTTAAGCGGACATCCAGTGTTGTATTATGGATTTTCATCATATCAAAAATTACCCGGTGATCAAAGAAGAAATCATTGTAAAGTAATAGTCGGATATGATAACGGCAATTTCTTAATTCATGATCCTTTGTATTATTCTTCTAGTGATCGTTCCGGTAGTGGTGGTACAAGAAGTATTGGATATTATAATGGTTATGATAATGGAGCCATTTATTGGTCAAGTACTTCTAAACTTACTAATGAATATGCTGGTAGTGCTATTTCTATAAAATAG
- a CDS encoding cold-shock protein: MEHGTVKWFNPEKGYGFLTRENGDDVFVHFSSIQGDGFKTLSEGEAVTFDIEDSDRGPQAVNVVKG, translated from the coding sequence ATGGAACACGGAACTGTAAAATGGTTTAATCCTGAAAAGGGTTATGGTTTCTTAACAAGAGAAAATGGCGATGATGTATTCGTACATTTCTCATCCATTCAGGGAGATGGTTTTAAAACTCTTTCTGAAGGCGAAGCTGTAACTTTTGATATTGAGGATTCAGATCGCGGACCACAAGCTGTTAACGTTGTAAAAGGTTAA
- a CDS encoding ECF transporter S component → MSFGNHKKIFRIAILSVFIALIIAQSFLPFLGYITLIPGFPQVTTLHLTVILAGLLLGPLDGLIIGFFWGLTSLIVAYTTPPGGLAVLIFQNPIISIIPRILTGLIAGMIYKPFKKLSRFKRSFGAILASIFGTSVNTIGVILLSWLLIAEKVVKFQHISGNFFIGLLSIFMVNFVLEIILSVIVCPIISELLVDRIEQR, encoded by the coding sequence TTGAGTTTTGGTAACCATAAAAAGATTTTTAGAATTGCAATATTAAGTGTTTTTATTGCCTTAATAATTGCTCAGTCTTTTTTGCCATTTTTAGGATATATAACTTTAATTCCAGGCTTTCCACAAGTAACAACGTTACACTTAACCGTTATTTTAGCAGGATTATTGTTAGGACCTTTAGATGGTTTAATTATTGGCTTTTTTTGGGGGTTAACTTCATTAATAGTTGCATATACTACACCACCAGGTGGATTAGCTGTTTTGATTTTTCAAAACCCTATTATTTCAATAATTCCTAGGATTTTAACGGGATTAATTGCTGGTATGATCTATAAGCCTTTTAAGAAACTATCACGATTTAAAAGAAGTTTTGGAGCAATATTGGCTTCAATTTTCGGTACTTCTGTTAATACTATTGGAGTAATTTTATTATCATGGTTACTTATAGCTGAAAAAGTTGTTAAGTTTCAACACATCTCCGGTAATTTTTTTATTGGACTTTTATCCATATTTATGGTTAATTTTGTGTTAGAGATTATTTTGTCAGTTATTGTTTGTCCAATTATTTCTGAACTTTTAGTTGATCGAATTGAACAAAGGTGA